Proteins encoded by one window of Rhodamnia argentea isolate NSW1041297 chromosome 6, ASM2092103v1, whole genome shotgun sequence:
- the LOC115755955 gene encoding monothiol glutaredoxin-S10-like: MDRVARLASQKAVVIFSRSTCCMCHAIKRLFYDQGVSPAVHELDEDPRGKEMEWALIRLGCNPAVPAVFIGGKFVGSANAVMTLQLSGSLKKMLKDAGALWL, encoded by the coding sequence ATGGATAGGGTGGCGAGGCTGGCATCGCAGAAGGCGGTAGTGATATTCAGCAGGAGCACATGCTGCATGTGCCATGCGATCAAGAGGCTGTTCTACGACCAGGGAGTGAGCCCCGCAGTCCATGAGCTCGACGAGGACCCACGGGGCAAGGAGATGGAGTGGGCGCTAATCCGGCTCGGGTGCAACCCCGCAGTCCCCGCGGTCTTCATCGGAGGGAAGTTCGTCGGATCCGCCAATGCCGTCATGACGCTTCAGCTCAGCGGCTCCCTGAAGAAGATGCTCAAGGACGCCGGAGCTTTGTGGCTCTAG